From bacterium:
CATCGCCAACCGCATCATCCTCGACACCCCGGGCTCCCTGGCGGTCATGCGCTGCCCTTGCAGGGAGATCAAGGGTGACAGTGCGTGCGGACCCCTTGAGGTTTGTATGGTGGTGGGGGAGCCTTTTGTGGATTTCGTGGTTGATCATGGCACCAACGGCGCCAGAAAGATCGGTCGAGAGGAGGGGATCGAGATCCTGGAAAAGGCCAGGGACAGCGGCTGGATTCACACTGCGTGGTTCAAGGATGCCATGGCTGGAAGGTTCTACGCTATCTGCAACTGCTGCTCGTGCTGCTGCATCCCCACCAGGGCCATGAAGAGGACCGGTCTTGAGGCGAAGTACCTGGCGCCATCGGGTTACGTTGCGGTCATGGATACGGAGATCTGCGCCGGGTGCGGCGGCTGCCAGAAGATCTGCGCCTTCGGGGCCATGAGCGACGACACATGTGTGGTCGTCATAGATCCGGAAAAGTGCTTCGGCTGCGGTGTGTGCGCAAACCTTTGCCCCAACGGTGCCGCTACGATGGTGCTTGCCCCGGAAAAAGGTGTTCCCTTTGATGTAGAAGCGCTGGGGTAAGTGGGAATCTCAGATCTCAAATCTCAAAAAAAGCGGCCTCTCGCTCGTTCATCACAATAAAGTGTGACTCACTAGAGACGCAGGGAACGCAGTTAAAACTTAAGCAGGTCTGGGTTAACCCTAAACAATGTTTGTCTTTCCCTCTACTTCTACTATGATGTTCCCATGAGTCATCCGCCTTTATTCCATTTCGCCGAAAGCTACAACGACGCCGACCAGTACCACCTTTCCGGGTTCCTGTGCCCTGATCCCTTCGCCGTTCTGGAGATAACCAGCCGAAAGGTGATCCTGGCCGTCTCATCCATGGAGGAGGGAAGGGCGAAGCTGGAAACTTCAGGAAAAACGGTTGTCTCCCTGCACCGGAAAAAGAGCAAACCTCTGAATAAGATCCTGGCCGACCTGATCCGGGATCACGGCACCGAACGGATACGGGTGCTTCCATCTTTCCCCGTGGGCCTGGCCCAGGAACTTAAGGGGGAGGGTATCGGCATAGAAATAGACGGACGAACCCTGAGGGAACGGCGGAGGGTCAAGACTCTCGGGCAGATTAAAGCTATTGAACAGGCCCAGCGCAGCTGCGAAGGGGTTTTTACCATGGTCCGATCCCTCCTGGCCGGGTGCCCTGTCAAGGGAGATGTCCTTTTCCACGAGGGGCGTCCTCTCACGGCTCAGAAGGTCCGCTCCATGATCGAGGTGTTTTTTCTTGAAAGGGGTTTCGAGACAGCTGACACCATCTTTGCACCGGGACGGGGCGGGGCTGACCCCCATTGGCGAGGTGTTGGTCCCATCCACGCGGGCGTTCCCATTGTGATGGATGTTTTCCCCAGGTCAAGAACGTCGCGGTATCACTCGGATATGTCCAGAACTTTCGTGGTGGGCCGGGCTACAAGGTCCGTCAGGGAGATGCACGCAGCGGTGGTGGAGGCCCAGGACGTGGCCCTGGAAAGGATAAAACAGGGGATTCCCCTCTCCGAGGTCCATCAGGCTGTCTGCGAGCTTTTTCGGAAGAGAGGGTATCCGGTTCCCGGTGACGGTAAGCCCCCCAGGCGCGGTTTCCTCCACGGTACCGGACATGGTCTGGGACTTGAGATCCATGAGTCGCCTTCGGTTTCCGTTACAGCGGAGATCTTCCAGCCCGGCGATGTTGTGACCATCGAGCCCGGCCTCTATGATCGGCGTATCGGTGGTATGCGTATCGAGGATGTGGTGGCCTGTATGCCGGACGGTACGGTCCGCAATTTGACCAACTTCCCGAAGGATCTGGAAATTCTTTAGGTCAAATTGCGGACGCAGGAGGAGGAGAAAAGGAGAAGAGGGGAAAAGGGGAAGGGAGTCTTAGTGCAGGTTAGCAAAACGGCATAGTCTCCTCTTCTCCCCGTCACCTCTTCACCTCTTCACCTCTTCGTTGAGAGCATCCCCCTGACCAGAGGAATATTTTGAGCAATAAGATCCCGGTATCCATCCAACGCTGCCATAACTACGACCCAGACGAAGTCCGGGATGCTCTCAACAATGTACTCGATCCCCTTGGAGGAATGCGTGCATTTGTGACGAAAGGGGATCGAGTGCTGCTCAAGCCCAACCT
This genomic window contains:
- a CDS encoding 4Fe-4S binding protein, whose amino-acid sequence is MKPSTKAFFKLHGWRHPFSFLHGYIYGKWINAYLSIITGEAFKSRKKKVGAPPSGPRATQPQTGIGRWMEERYHSKVLTHEDAGKIVKLNKPLRVENPERVIPYDIANRIILDTPGSLAVMRCPCREIKGDSACGPLEVCMVVGEPFVDFVVDHGTNGARKIGREEGIEILEKARDSGWIHTAWFKDAMAGRFYAICNCCSCCCIPTRAMKRTGLEAKYLAPSGYVAVMDTEICAGCGGCQKICAFGAMSDDTCVVVIDPEKCFGCGVCANLCPNGAATMVLAPEKGVPFDVEALG
- a CDS encoding Xaa-Pro peptidase family protein, which gives rise to MSHPPLFHFAESYNDADQYHLSGFLCPDPFAVLEITSRKVILAVSSMEEGRAKLETSGKTVVSLHRKKSKPLNKILADLIRDHGTERIRVLPSFPVGLAQELKGEGIGIEIDGRTLRERRRVKTLGQIKAIEQAQRSCEGVFTMVRSLLAGCPVKGDVLFHEGRPLTAQKVRSMIEVFFLERGFETADTIFAPGRGGADPHWRGVGPIHAGVPIVMDVFPRSRTSRYHSDMSRTFVVGRATRSVREMHAAVVEAQDVALERIKQGIPLSEVHQAVCELFRKRGYPVPGDGKPPRRGFLHGTGHGLGLEIHESPSVSVTAEIFQPGDVVTIEPGLYDRRIGGMRIEDVVACMPDGTVRNLTNFPKDLEIL